One Panicum virgatum strain AP13 chromosome 9K, P.virgatum_v5, whole genome shotgun sequence genomic region harbors:
- the LOC120648346 gene encoding E3 ubiquitin-protein ligase RNF5-like, translated as MSANVGESTSAGGSGDAAGGSFECNICFELPQEPIVTLCGHLFCWPCLYRWLHVHAHSPECPVCKALVEEDKLVPLYGRGKDRVDPRSKNMPESDIPHRPTGQRPATAPQADANNNFPNANANPWFMGTGVPLANARWGNYAFSAAFGGLFPMLSFQVHGFPDAAAYAQPAGFHYGYGHGHGFHGGHMGHAHGVHRQAPLGQQQQADIYLKALLLMVGVLVIASLLAF; from the coding sequence ATGTCGGCCAATGTTGGTGAATCAACAAGTGCTGGTGGCAGCGGCGACGCAGCTGGGGGGAGTTTTGAGTGCAATATATGCTTTGAACTGCCTCAAGAGCCAATAGTGACCCTTTGTGGCCATCTCTTCTGCTGGCCATGCCTTTACCGGTGGTTGCACGTCCACGCACACTCGCCAGAGTGCCCGGTGTGCAAGGCCCTTGTCGAGGAAGACAAGCTTGTTCCCCTTTATGGACGTGGCAAGGACCGTGTTGACCCAAGATCAAAGAACATGCCTGAATCTGACATTCCTCACCGCCCAACTGGCCAGAGGCCTGCCACAGCTCCACAGGCTGATGCTAACAACAACTTCCCCAATGCCAATGCAAACCCATGGTTCATGGGCACAGGAGTCCCTTTGGCGAATGCACGGTGGGGGAATTATGCATTCTCAGCTGCTTTTGGAGGCCTGTTCCCTATGCTTAGCTTCCAAGTCCATGGATTCCCCGATGCTGCTGCTTATGCGCAGCCAGCTGGGTTCCACTATGGCTATGGCCATGGGCATGGATTTCATGGCGGGCATATGGGACATGCCCACGGTGTCCACCGACAAGCACCTTTGGgtcaacagcagcaggcagATATCTACCTGAAGGCCCTGCTTCTCATGGTTGGAGTTCTTGTGATTGCAAGCCTCCTTGCATTTTAA